From Emcibacter nanhaiensis, a single genomic window includes:
- a CDS encoding TonB-dependent receptor produces the protein MRQLHHRPIRARGTFYSAAKRSLLFTTCLGIAAPAFAEESGLAIEEIVITAQKRTESSQSVAAAITAIGGDELSKTNFNNVADLQNIAPSVQIGESFGFAQIMVRGVGTDNPFVGGDPSVAVHLDGVVIGQPSAQFGSLFDIERIEVLRGPQGTLYGRNATGGSVNVISYKPTPETTGYARLTGGNYDLIKFEGAVGGALSDTLMARAAVRYTNRGGYGTNLVDGSDIDDADQLSLRGQLLWEPTEDVSLRLAAEHHEEDDRNYIPKFRGPSYDPAPLPALEPQPTAGTRATDPRDIYSNVNLQNKRSQDSFSAELNWDIDETFSLTSLSNYQTFEKIPQADFDMTEVDFYIWSESYESDQFSEELRLNFESDRLRGLIGAYYYYEKLDSDNRLDIPLVPQFVADSTPVLSGCGFDDNVSDQIVGADPELLCFNFRGTSKTNAYALFGNAIYDLTDTLSVNVGARYSYEKKEGDTDRWTAPGAPVLTFQDEKSFEKFTPNVRLEWRANDEVLVYAGYSKGFKSGIFLTGQTTPVLDPEIVDAYEIGLKGMFMDRRLRFNAAAFYYDFTDLQQGRSVPAGTSGFTLVYENAASAEIKGMEMEFTWLASEHIRIDGSATYLDATFDDYVTTDPFDTVFQQLGLIDAGVDLSQQLAGNRLVQSPKWSGRLAVTVDHEISDTGWLAEGTVAVSYKDQVYFTQFNHDALAQDDVTTIDANVRFSSDNGWSVNLWGRNLTDETIYVGTFILNSSRTNAGFLAPPRTFGATLGYEF, from the coding sequence ATGAGACAATTACACCACCGTCCCATCCGGGCGCGCGGGACTTTTTATTCTGCCGCAAAACGCTCCCTGCTATTCACCACATGCCTTGGCATCGCTGCTCCGGCGTTTGCCGAAGAATCGGGACTGGCAATCGAGGAGATTGTCATTACGGCCCAGAAACGGACCGAAAGCAGCCAGAGTGTGGCCGCGGCGATTACGGCTATCGGCGGCGATGAGCTGAGCAAAACCAATTTCAACAATGTTGCAGACCTGCAGAATATCGCCCCCAGCGTGCAAATCGGTGAAAGCTTTGGCTTTGCCCAGATCATGGTGCGCGGCGTTGGTACCGACAACCCCTTCGTCGGCGGTGACCCGTCCGTCGCCGTCCATCTTGACGGTGTCGTCATCGGTCAGCCGTCAGCCCAGTTCGGTTCGCTGTTCGATATTGAACGTATCGAGGTCCTGCGCGGCCCGCAGGGCACCCTGTACGGCCGAAACGCCACCGGCGGGTCCGTCAACGTCATTTCCTATAAACCGACCCCGGAAACGACCGGTTACGCCCGTCTGACCGGCGGCAATTACGACCTGATCAAATTCGAAGGCGCCGTTGGCGGCGCCCTGTCCGACACCCTGATGGCCCGCGCCGCTGTGCGATACACCAATCGCGGCGGATACGGCACCAACCTGGTCGACGGCAGCGATATCGATGATGCCGACCAGCTGTCCCTGCGCGGCCAATTGCTGTGGGAACCGACCGAAGATGTCAGCCTGCGGCTCGCCGCCGAGCATCATGAAGAGGACGACCGGAACTATATTCCCAAATTCCGCGGCCCCTCCTATGATCCTGCGCCGCTGCCGGCGCTGGAACCCCAGCCAACCGCCGGGACCAGGGCAACCGATCCGCGTGATATTTACTCCAACGTGAACCTGCAGAACAAGCGGAGCCAGGATTCCTTCAGTGCGGAACTCAATTGGGACATTGATGAGACTTTCTCGCTCACCTCGCTGTCGAACTACCAGACCTTTGAGAAAATTCCGCAGGCTGACTTCGATATGACCGAAGTCGATTTCTACATCTGGTCGGAAAGCTATGAAAGCGACCAGTTCAGCGAGGAACTGCGCCTTAATTTTGAATCAGACCGCCTGCGTGGCCTGATCGGCGCCTATTACTATTACGAAAAACTTGATTCAGACAACCGGCTTGACATTCCGCTGGTGCCGCAGTTCGTGGCCGATAGTACGCCGGTACTGAGCGGTTGTGGCTTTGACGACAATGTGTCCGACCAGATTGTCGGTGCAGACCCTGAGCTGCTCTGCTTCAATTTCCGGGGCACCAGCAAAACCAACGCCTATGCCCTGTTCGGGAACGCCATCTATGACCTGACGGACACTCTCAGCGTGAATGTGGGCGCCCGTTACAGCTATGAAAAGAAAGAAGGCGATACCGACCGCTGGACCGCGCCCGGCGCGCCGGTGCTCACCTTCCAGGACGAAAAGAGCTTTGAGAAATTCACGCCGAACGTCCGTCTCGAATGGCGGGCAAATGACGAGGTCCTCGTCTATGCCGGATATTCCAAAGGGTTCAAAAGCGGTATTTTCCTGACCGGCCAGACCACGCCCGTGCTGGATCCGGAAATCGTGGATGCCTACGAAATCGGCCTGAAAGGGATGTTCATGGATCGCCGGCTGCGGTTTAACGCTGCCGCCTTCTACTATGACTTCACCGACCTGCAGCAGGGACGCAGCGTCCCCGCCGGCACCAGCGGCTTCACGCTGGTCTATGAAAATGCGGCATCGGCTGAAATCAAGGGTATGGAAATGGAGTTCACCTGGCTGGCCAGCGAACATATCCGCATCGACGGCTCCGCCACCTATCTGGACGCCACCTTTGATGATTATGTCACCACTGATCCGTTTGATACAGTATTCCAGCAGCTGGGGCTGATTGATGCGGGTGTGGACCTGTCACAGCAGCTTGCAGGCAACCGCCTGGTGCAGTCCCCCAAATGGTCAGGCCGTCTGGCGGTGACCGTGGACCATGAAATTTCGGACACCGGCTGGCTGGCGGAAGGAACTGTCGCCGTGTCCTATAAGGACCAGGTCTATTTCACCCAGTTCAACCACGACGCCCTGGCCCAGGATGACGTGACCACCATTGATGCCAACGTCCGCTTCAGTTCAGATAATGGCTGGTCGGTCAATCTGTGGGGCCGCAACCTGACCGATGAGACCATTTATGTCGGCACCTTCATCCTGAACAGTTCCCGGACCAACGCCGGCTTCCTGGCGCCGCCGCGGACCTTCGGTGCAACACTGGGATATGAATTCTAG
- a CDS encoding AraC family transcriptional regulator: MTASNIYLSEFYHLAEDKGLDALDMLRKAGIDRHMVDTPGKRVETDKLAFFVQNLMHCLEDEAMGLAEHRIPIGAFFMMGKMAISEPTLGKALLTGIRLYSMMTNAFRMELQEQGNYARLIFRLNTPDLDKNHLLAEINLMAWHRLSAWLISENLQLHEIYFDYPSPRHVGEYAYLFPGQHKFCADYHGFCFHRNFLDREISQTSGSLKRFIKRCPEVLFIQPQTDFSISYELKKLLKKKLPDGIPVIEEAADTLHMTKRTLIRKLRDEGTSYQQLKDLVRRDKAVKMMTSRATSLSSVAEAVGFSDPAVFSRAFKGWTGVCPREYRQNLEDVPAVNHG; the protein is encoded by the coding sequence ATGACGGCTTCCAATATCTACCTGAGCGAGTTCTATCACCTGGCAGAAGACAAGGGTCTCGATGCCCTGGACATGCTGAGGAAAGCCGGCATTGACCGCCATATGGTTGATACGCCGGGAAAGCGTGTCGAGACGGATAAACTGGCTTTTTTTGTGCAGAACCTCATGCATTGCCTCGAGGACGAAGCCATGGGGCTGGCCGAGCACCGGATCCCCATAGGGGCTTTTTTCATGATGGGAAAAATGGCTATCAGCGAACCAACCCTGGGCAAGGCGCTTCTGACGGGAATTCGTTTGTATTCGATGATGACAAACGCATTCCGCATGGAATTGCAGGAACAGGGAAATTATGCCCGGCTAATCTTCCGTTTGAACACTCCCGATCTGGACAAAAATCATCTCCTGGCCGAAATCAACCTGATGGCCTGGCACCGGCTCTCCGCATGGCTGATATCAGAAAACCTGCAGCTCCATGAGATATATTTCGACTATCCCTCCCCAAGGCATGTCGGTGAATATGCCTATCTATTTCCCGGCCAGCACAAATTCTGTGCGGACTATCATGGGTTTTGCTTCCACCGCAACTTCCTGGACCGTGAAATTTCCCAAACTTCCGGCTCGCTGAAGCGATTCATCAAGCGTTGCCCGGAAGTTTTGTTCATCCAGCCCCAGACCGACTTCAGCATCTCCTATGAACTGAAAAAACTCCTCAAGAAAAAGCTGCCTGACGGTATTCCTGTTATCGAAGAAGCTGCCGATACCCTGCATATGACAAAACGGACCTTGATCAGAAAGCTCCGGGATGAGGGAACATCCTATCAGCAGCTCAAAGACCTGGTTCGCAGAGACAAGGCCGTCAAAATGATGACCAGCCGGGCAACCTCCCTCAGCTCGGTTGCCGAGGCCGTGGGCTTTTCAGATCCAGCGGTTTTTTCACGCGCCTTCAAGGGATGGACAGGGGTTTGCCCGCGGGAATACAGGCAAAACCTGGAAGATGTCCCAGCTGTGAATCATGGCTGA
- a CDS encoding SDR family NAD(P)-dependent oxidoreductase: MTIALITGGSRGLGKSMALHLADKGHDIILTYYSKKDEAEAVATEIEGKGRKAAALQLDVADSGTFPAFAETVSTLLQENWNRSDFDFLVNNAGIGINAPIMEMTEEQFDQLTNIHLKAAFFLSQKLLPLMIDGGRIINISSGLVRFSLPGYAAYGALKGAIDVLSRYMAKELGPRGITVNALAPGAIETDFGGGVVRDNPEINQFVADNTALGRAGLPDDIGGAVALLLSPEAGWITGQRIEFSGGQFL, translated from the coding sequence ATGACCATAGCTTTGATTACCGGCGGCAGCCGCGGACTTGGGAAAAGCATGGCCCTGCACCTGGCGGACAAGGGCCATGACATTATTCTGACCTATTACAGCAAAAAGGACGAGGCGGAAGCTGTTGCCACGGAGATTGAAGGCAAAGGCCGCAAGGCTGCGGCTCTGCAGCTGGATGTTGCCGACAGCGGAACATTTCCTGCTTTTGCAGAAACCGTGAGCACTCTGCTCCAGGAAAACTGGAACCGATCTGATTTTGATTTTCTGGTCAATAATGCCGGCATCGGCATCAACGCCCCGATTATGGAGATGACCGAAGAACAGTTCGACCAGCTGACGAACATCCATCTCAAGGCGGCGTTTTTCCTGTCCCAGAAGCTGCTTCCCCTGATGATAGACGGGGGCCGGATCATCAATATCTCGTCCGGACTGGTTCGTTTCTCGCTGCCGGGCTATGCCGCCTACGGGGCATTGAAGGGAGCTATCGACGTGCTCAGCCGCTATATGGCCAAGGAACTGGGGCCGCGTGGAATCACCGTTAATGCGCTGGCGCCCGGCGCCATCGAGACCGACTTCGGCGGCGGGGTGGTACGCGATAATCCGGAGATCAACCAGTTTGTCGCCGACAACACCGCCCTGGGACGGGCGGGGCTGCCGGACGATATCGGCGGGGCGGTGGCGCTTCTGCTGTCGCCGGAAGCGGGCTGGATCACCGGCCAGCGGATTGAATTTTCCGGCGGGCAGTTCCTGTAG
- a CDS encoding methyl-accepting chemotaxis protein yields the protein MPTLSDPYLPSSANDDYDEMAAKLAALDRSQSIIEFDLDGTIITANDNFLKTMGYRLEEIKGRQHSLFVPPAIRDSAEYKELWNRLRRGESHSAEVMRIGNNKEVWIQACYNPILDQNGSPYKVVKFATNRTEEVLMHKESERIRRMADFMPVNVMMCDPETLVLTYLNETSIKTLRSLEHLLPVKADDMLGTCIDIFHKNPGHQRKLLADPNNLPYRTKIRLGDETLDLNASAIIDGEGNYVAAMVAWSVVTKNVKLADDFETNVQSLVQTVASSASEMETTAQNLAAAAKQTDTQSTSVATTTEELSASVNEISGQVAHSTRIVDDAVQEAQKSEQLVNSLVDAASKIGQVTSLISSIADQTKLLSLNATIEAARAGEAGKGFAVVAAEVKTLATETAKATSEIEQQISGIQDISQTTAEAIKQIAGTIATISEISTAISGAVEEQTAATSGVARNIADVQKAANETGQSSSRMLEVAQDLSHNSDDLQKRVTEFLESVRAM from the coding sequence ATGCCGACTTTATCTGACCCTTACCTTCCCTCCTCCGCGAATGATGACTATGATGAAATGGCCGCAAAACTGGCCGCGCTCGACCGTTCACAGTCGATCATCGAATTCGATCTCGACGGCACAATTATCACAGCAAACGATAACTTCCTGAAAACAATGGGTTATCGGCTGGAGGAAATAAAGGGCCGGCAACATAGCCTGTTCGTACCTCCGGCAATCAGGGACAGCGCCGAGTACAAGGAACTTTGGAACCGGCTGAGACGGGGCGAAAGCCATTCTGCCGAAGTCATGAGAATTGGCAACAACAAGGAAGTCTGGATTCAGGCCTGCTACAATCCGATTCTGGACCAGAACGGCTCTCCTTACAAGGTCGTCAAATTTGCTACCAACAGAACAGAGGAAGTCCTGATGCACAAGGAAAGTGAGCGCATCAGGCGAATGGCCGACTTTATGCCGGTCAATGTCATGATGTGCGACCCCGAGACCCTGGTCCTGACCTACCTGAATGAAACCAGCATCAAGACCCTTCGCTCCCTGGAACATCTGCTGCCGGTCAAGGCAGATGATATGCTTGGCACCTGTATTGACATATTCCATAAAAACCCCGGGCATCAGCGCAAGTTGCTGGCCGATCCGAACAATCTCCCCTATCGGACAAAAATCAGACTGGGTGATGAAACCCTCGACCTCAACGCCTCGGCAATCATCGATGGCGAAGGCAACTATGTGGCAGCCATGGTGGCCTGGAGTGTTGTAACCAAAAACGTAAAGCTGGCGGATGATTTCGAGACCAATGTCCAGTCCCTGGTGCAGACTGTGGCCTCTTCGGCATCAGAAATGGAAACAACGGCGCAAAATCTTGCCGCCGCGGCAAAACAAACCGATACCCAGTCCACGTCAGTCGCGACAACGACAGAGGAACTGTCAGCTTCGGTCAACGAGATTTCCGGCCAGGTCGCCCATTCCACCAGGATTGTCGATGACGCCGTGCAGGAAGCCCAGAAGTCGGAACAGCTTGTCAACAGCCTGGTTGATGCGGCCTCGAAAATCGGACAGGTAACCTCCCTGATTTCCAGCATTGCCGATCAGACCAAACTGCTCTCCCTCAATGCGACCATCGAAGCGGCCCGCGCCGGGGAAGCCGGCAAGGGATTTGCCGTGGTTGCAGCGGAAGTGAAAACCCTGGCGACCGAGACGGCAAAAGCAACCAGCGAGATCGAGCAGCAGATCAGCGGCATTCAGGACATCAGCCAGACAACGGCGGAAGCCATCAAGCAGATTGCAGGCACGATCGCCACCATCAGCGAAATCAGTACCGCGATTTCCGGCGCGGTTGAAGAACAAACTGCGGCAACAAGTGGAGTCGCCCGGAATATTGCCGATGTCCAAAAAGCCGCGAATGAAACGGGCCAGTCCTCCAGCCGGATGCTGGAAGTCGCACAGGACCTGTCACATAATTCCGATGATCTGCAGAAGAGAGTGACAGAATTTCTGGAAAGCGTGCGGGCGATGTGA
- a CDS encoding putative nucleotidyltransferase substrate binding domain-containing protein, with product MTAELADIINFLAEHHPFREMPEDLLPAVARKISISYARRGSTILTPGQKNTSLYMIRKGAVELHEGGINFTARLGEGSFFGYPSLFRDGIIRNGVTAIEDSLIYALPEEEFKSLLAKYKAFMTFFATNETDRLRHALEDAKRRGLQGQLTDGEIQFLGLKLKDLIRKEPVTVSPDTSIQQATQVMTARKVSTVLVIEEGKLSGIFTDKDLRRRVVATGHDISDRVQNVMTSAPQTLSPDTPAIQALLAMMQHHFHHVPVVEESGKVRGLVSASDILNRLSSNAVYNAARIEKAEDVAAVIETVKSVPDIVLSLMKTGVSADMTGHVVSSIGEAAHRKLLELAEKELGPPPVPYALLAFGSLARCDQTALSDQDNGFVLSDDYVEEEHGDYFKKLAERMCADLDAAGYVFCGGNIMASNDDLRIPLSDWKKTFDRWFSEPEPKAVMHATIFFDLRGIYGDMSLVEQLRAHITEQAPKSRIFLAHLTENARQSHVPLGFFRRFTLMRNKEHADQFDIKKQGVVPIQDVTRTHALAHGIEEVNVLERLARLKEKKVLMPEDADNLRDAYEFIAEVRFRHQARQIKRGDKADNYVNPEELSALEREHLRDAFEIVRRAQDRLSRDYGGGVY from the coding sequence ATGACGGCGGAGCTGGCGGATATCATCAATTTCCTGGCGGAGCATCATCCCTTTCGGGAAATGCCCGAGGACCTGCTGCCGGCCGTTGCCCGCAAAATCAGCATTTCTTATGCCCGCCGGGGCAGCACCATTCTCACGCCCGGCCAGAAAAACACCAGCCTCTATATGATTCGCAAGGGGGCGGTGGAGCTTCATGAAGGGGGAATCAATTTCACCGCCCGGCTGGGGGAGGGCAGTTTCTTCGGCTATCCCTCCCTGTTTCGCGACGGCATCATCCGCAACGGCGTGACCGCCATTGAAGACAGCCTGATCTATGCTCTGCCTGAAGAGGAATTCAAGAGCCTGCTGGCGAAGTACAAGGCTTTCATGACATTTTTCGCCACCAACGAAACGGACCGGCTGCGTCACGCCCTGGAGGATGCCAAACGCCGGGGGCTGCAGGGCCAGTTGACCGACGGGGAAATCCAGTTCCTCGGTCTCAAGCTGAAGGACCTGATCCGGAAGGAACCCGTCACCGTGTCGCCCGACACATCAATCCAGCAGGCGACCCAGGTGATGACCGCTCGCAAGGTCTCCACCGTTCTGGTGATTGAAGAGGGTAAATTGTCAGGAATTTTCACCGACAAGGATTTGCGCCGCCGGGTCGTGGCCACAGGCCACGATATTTCGGACCGGGTGCAGAATGTCATGACGTCGGCGCCGCAAACCCTGTCGCCTGATACCCCGGCCATCCAGGCCCTGCTGGCGATGATGCAGCATCATTTTCATCATGTGCCGGTGGTCGAGGAAAGCGGCAAAGTGCGTGGCCTGGTCAGTGCCAGCGACATCCTCAACCGACTGTCGTCCAACGCGGTCTATAACGCGGCCCGGATCGAGAAAGCGGAAGACGTGGCAGCGGTGATCGAGACGGTCAAGTCGGTGCCGGACATCGTGCTGAGCCTGATGAAGACCGGGGTCAGCGCCGATATGACCGGCCATGTGGTTTCCTCCATCGGCGAGGCCGCGCACCGGAAACTGCTGGAACTGGCGGAAAAAGAACTTGGCCCGCCGCCGGTGCCCTATGCCCTGCTGGCGTTCGGGTCGCTGGCCCGCTGCGACCAGACCGCCCTGTCGGATCAGGACAACGGTTTCGTGTTGTCCGACGACTATGTGGAAGAGGAGCATGGCGACTATTTCAAAAAACTGGCCGAGAGAATGTGCGCCGACCTTGACGCGGCCGGTTATGTCTTTTGCGGCGGCAATATTATGGCCAGCAATGACGACTTGCGGATTCCCCTGTCGGACTGGAAAAAAACTTTCGACAGATGGTTCAGCGAACCGGAGCCCAAGGCGGTGATGCATGCCACTATTTTTTTCGACCTGCGCGGTATTTACGGCGACATGTCGCTGGTGGAACAGCTCCGCGCCCATATCACCGAGCAGGCGCCGAAAAGCCGGATTTTCCTCGCCCATCTGACCGAGAACGCCCGCCAGTCCCATGTGCCGCTGGGCTTTTTCCGGCGCTTCACCCTGATGCGCAACAAGGAACATGCCGATCAGTTTGACATCAAGAAACAGGGGGTGGTGCCGATCCAGGATGTTACCCGCACCCATGCCCTGGCCCACGGTATCGAGGAGGTGAATGTCCTGGAACGGCTGGCCCGGCTGAAGGAGAAAAAAGTACTGATGCCCGAGGATGCCGACAACCTGCGCGACGCCTATGAATTTATCGCCGAGGTGCGCTTCCGCCACCAGGCGCGGCAGATCAAGCGGGGCGACAAGGCCGACAATTACGTCAATCCGGAGGAGCTGTCGGCGCTGGAGCGGGAACATTTGCGGGATGCTTTCGAGATCGTACGCCGGGCACAGGACCGGCTGTCCCGGGATTATGGCGGCGGTGTCTACTGA
- a CDS encoding exonuclease domain-containing protein produces MIRQWIYRFRRGRALKKVQDPDLRDYLEAPVMPENTPAEDVEFLALDFETTGLEKGRDQLLSVGYVVVRGLQADLSTMVHFLIRPEMAVPGESAVIHQITDDEVMAAGLSREQALRKIVKALKGRVLVAHKSDIERHFLAETCRDIFAAEFFCQSVDTLQIEYRKRKRSDKPIKSGDLRLWKIREDYGLPAYKAHHAAIDALACAELLLAQISHMGEGVTLGDLAPLY; encoded by the coding sequence ATGATCCGGCAATGGATTTACCGGTTTCGGCGCGGCCGCGCCCTGAAAAAGGTCCAGGATCCGGACCTGCGAGACTATCTGGAGGCGCCGGTCATGCCGGAAAATACACCGGCAGAGGACGTGGAATTCCTGGCCCTTGATTTCGAGACCACCGGCCTGGAAAAAGGCCGCGACCAGTTGCTGAGCGTTGGTTATGTGGTTGTCCGCGGCCTGCAGGCTGACCTGTCCACCATGGTACATTTCCTGATCCGGCCGGAGATGGCCGTGCCCGGCGAAAGCGCTGTGATTCACCAGATCACCGATGATGAGGTGATGGCGGCGGGATTGTCCCGGGAACAGGCGCTCCGCAAGATCGTCAAGGCCCTGAAGGGAAGGGTCCTGGTGGCCCATAAAAGCGATATTGAACGCCACTTCCTGGCGGAAACCTGCCGGGATATCTTTGCGGCTGAATTTTTCTGCCAGTCCGTCGACACTCTGCAAATTGAATATCGCAAACGCAAAAGGTCTGACAAACCCATCAAAAGCGGCGACCTCCGCCTGTGGAAAATCCGAGAAGACTATGGCCTTCCGGCCTACAAGGCCCATCATGCGGCGATTGATGCCCTGGCCTGTGCCGAACTTCTTCTGGCGCAGATTTCCCATATGGGAGAAGGCGTTACCCTCGGGGACCTGGCCCCCCTCTACTAG
- a CDS encoding DUF4212 domain-containing protein, translating to MTPPDNAGSGSAEKQRDTAGYWKANISLLLKLLVIWFIVSFGAGILFVDALNSIEFFGFKLGFWFAQQGSIYVFVILIFVYTKLMKDLDAKYGVDK from the coding sequence ATGACCCCACCTGACAATGCAGGCTCAGGTTCTGCAGAAAAACAACGCGATACGGCAGGCTATTGGAAAGCCAACATCAGTCTGCTTCTTAAATTACTTGTAATCTGGTTTATCGTCTCCTTCGGAGCGGGCATCCTGTTTGTGGATGCACTGAACAGCATAGAATTCTTCGGCTTCAAGCTGGGATTCTGGTTCGCCCAGCAGGGTTCGATTTACGTCTTTGTCATCCTGATCTTTGTCTACACAAAACTGATGAAAGATCTCGATGCCAAATACGGTGTGGATAAGTAG
- a CDS encoding sodium:solute symporter family protein — MDLQTLTYIFVGLSFALYIGIAIWSRVGSTKEFYVAGGGVHPVVNGMATAADWMSAASFISMAGLIAFLGYDGSVYLMGWTGGYVLLALLLAPYLRKFGKFTVPDFIGDRYYSDAARLVAVICLIFISFTYVAGQMRGVGIVFSRFLEVDINLGVIIGMAIVFMYAVLGGMKGITYTQVAQYCVLIFAYTVPAIFISMLITGTPIPQIGLGSQLMDGSGMSVLGKLDHVLTDLGFTAYTSGTKSTIDVFAITAALMVGTAGLPHVIVRFFTVPKVSDARKSAGWALVFIAILYTTAPAIGAFARINFINEVNDTQYTETPAWFKNWEDIGLIGWMDKNGDGAIQYRAGAPFAGKPSFEGEARGAHGERVLTNAATDSGNEVYVDRDIMVLANPEIAKLPNWVIALVAAGSLAAALSTAAGLLLVISSAVSHDLMKNTFMPDITDKQELMYARIAAACAIGVAGYLGINPPGFVAQVVAFAFGLAAASLFPAILMGIFSTRMNKEGAIAGMLSGLAFTFLYIVYFKFVSPELNNKDNWLFGVSPEGIGTIGMVINFVVATVVAKMTSAPPQEVQDLVEHIRVPGGAGEAHTH; from the coding sequence ATGGACTTGCAAACTTTAACCTATATTTTTGTGGGGCTCTCGTTTGCCCTCTATATCGGTATCGCCATCTGGTCCCGCGTGGGCTCCACCAAGGAATTCTATGTGGCCGGCGGCGGCGTACACCCGGTGGTGAACGGTATGGCAACCGCGGCCGACTGGATGAGCGCGGCGTCGTTTATTTCCATGGCCGGCCTGATCGCCTTCCTCGGCTATGACGGTTCGGTTTACCTGATGGGATGGACCGGCGGTTACGTGCTGCTGGCCCTGCTGCTGGCGCCCTATCTGCGTAAATTCGGCAAATTCACGGTGCCGGACTTTATCGGCGACCGTTATTATTCCGATGCGGCCCGCCTGGTGGCGGTGATCTGCCTGATTTTTATCAGCTTCACCTATGTGGCCGGCCAGATGCGCGGTGTGGGGATTGTGTTCTCCCGCTTCCTCGAAGTGGACATCAACCTCGGCGTGATCATCGGTATGGCCATCGTGTTCATGTATGCGGTGCTTGGCGGCATGAAAGGCATCACCTATACCCAAGTGGCGCAATATTGCGTGCTGATTTTCGCCTACACCGTCCCGGCGATCTTCATTTCCATGCTGATTACCGGTACGCCGATCCCGCAGATCGGTCTTGGCTCCCAGCTTATGGACGGGTCGGGAATGTCGGTACTGGGCAAGCTGGACCATGTGCTGACGGACCTTGGCTTCACCGCCTATACCAGCGGCACCAAATCGACCATTGATGTGTTTGCCATCACGGCGGCGCTGATGGTGGGTACAGCCGGGCTTCCCCATGTGATTGTCCGCTTCTTCACCGTGCCGAAAGTATCCGATGCCCGCAAGTCGGCCGGCTGGGCGCTGGTGTTCATTGCGATCCTTTATACCACGGCTCCGGCGATCGGCGCTTTTGCCCGGATCAACTTCATCAATGAAGTCAATGACACCCAGTATACGGAAACCCCGGCCTGGTTCAAAAACTGGGAAGACATCGGCCTGATCGGCTGGATGGATAAAAACGGCGACGGCGCTATCCAGTATCGCGCCGGGGCACCATTTGCCGGCAAACCGTCCTTTGAAGGGGAGGCCCGTGGCGCCCATGGCGAACGTGTATTGACCAATGCCGCCACAGATTCCGGCAACGAAGTCTATGTGGACCGGGATATCATGGTGCTGGCCAACCCGGAGATTGCCAAGCTGCCCAACTGGGTGATCGCCCTGGTGGCGGCCGGTAGTCTGGCGGCAGCGCTGTCGACGGCGGCCGGTCTGTTGCTGGTGATTTCCTCGGCGGTCAGTCATGACCTGATGAAGAATACCTTCATGCCCGATATTACCGACAAGCAGGAATTGATGTATGCCCGCATCGCCGCCGCCTGCGCCATCGGTGTGGCCGGCTACCTTGGCATCAATCCGCCGGGCTTTGTGGCCCAGGTGGTGGCCTTTGCCTTCGGTCTGGCGGCAGCCAGCCTGTTCCCGGCGATCCTGATGGGGATTTTCTCCACGCGCATGAACAAGGAAGGCGCCATCGCCGGCATGCTGTCCGGCCTGGCCTTTACCTTCCTCTATATTGTCTACTTCAAGTTCGTCTCTCCGGAGCTGAACAACAAAGACAATTGGCTGTTCGGCGTGTCCCCGGAAGGGATCGGCACCATCGGCATGGTGATCAACTTTGTGGTTGCGACCGTCGTGGCCAAGATGACCTCCGCGCCGCCGCAGGAAGTGCAGGACCTGGTGGAACATATCCGGGTGCCCGGCGGCGCCGGCGAAGCACACACCCACTGA